A genome region from Bacillaceae bacterium IKA-2 includes the following:
- a CDS encoding NfeD family protein: protein MEILNNASVGFFVVFLGTVFLFGELLVKAKGLFAIVGIGVMAAYFSFHITPGSGMGLWVALLYIIGISLIVLDGKVFTDGTIALLGIFLMVLGIAIPSPSIIYGFLAAMGLLLGVAAASLFLKVFPSRTLWAKMTLKDKLTGEAGYNSINTSYRDLVGKEGKTTTPFRPIGTIIIDDNYYSATSDNLWLDAGTAVKVISVDGTRIVVNEIKSKKE, encoded by the coding sequence ATGGAAATTTTAAATAACGCTAGTGTTGGTTTTTTTGTTGTATTTTTAGGGACAGTATTCTTGTTTGGTGAGTTGTTGGTGAAAGCAAAAGGTTTGTTTGCGATTGTTGGAATTGGAGTTATGGCGGCTTATTTCTCTTTTCACATAACACCCGGTTCTGGAATGGGTTTGTGGGTAGCGCTCCTCTATATCATTGGAATTTCGCTAATTGTTTTGGACGGTAAAGTATTTACAGATGGTACAATTGCTCTGTTAGGGATATTTTTGATGGTTTTGGGAATTGCCATCCCTTCGCCTAGTATCATATATGGCTTTCTTGCTGCAATGGGACTTCTACTTGGGGTAGCTGCAGCTAGTCTATTTTTAAAAGTATTTCCGTCAAGAACTTTGTGGGCAAAAATGACTTTAAAAGACAAATTAACGGGTGAGGCAGGCTATAATTCGATAAATACATCGTACCGAGATTTAGTTGGTAAGGAAGGCAAAACAACCACACCATTTCGTCCTATAGGGACGATTATCATTGATGATAATTATTATAGTGCCACTAGTGACAATCTATGGTTAGACGCAGGAACAGCTGTTAAAGTCATTTCGGTAGATGGTACGAGGATTGTTGTCAATGAAATAAAATCAAAAAAAGAGTAG
- a CDS encoding DUF1189 domain-containing protein → MNIFRQLFKSIYSPPTVAKFRFQGIGKTILYVFMLMLVTLSVTAFQLGSTVSDGVKQFQTVLVTELPEFELKNSILLSDLDEPLYIEVDGENYIFDTTGTLTTTDIEQNHNQVLALLQKEAVYITNGTTQSIRYGELGSLDLTKADLEGLTETIVGLLPLIITIIVIVLYIVLTALKYIGIFFLSLFGLIVRSKAGLKLSYKQVWVLSAYAVTLPTVFFAVTNSLNIYIPFSLTLYWLVAFIMLYLIFKEIQKPVDNE, encoded by the coding sequence ATGAATATTTTTCGCCAACTTTTTAAAAGTATCTATTCCCCACCGACCGTTGCAAAATTTCGGTTCCAAGGAATCGGTAAAACGATTTTGTACGTATTTATGTTAATGCTGGTTACTCTTTCAGTAACCGCATTTCAATTAGGTTCAACAGTTTCAGACGGCGTTAAGCAGTTTCAAACTGTTTTGGTAACTGAATTGCCAGAATTTGAACTTAAAAATAGTATTTTACTATCAGACCTTGATGAACCTCTTTACATTGAAGTTGATGGTGAGAATTATATTTTTGATACAACAGGAACGTTAACTACTACTGACATTGAACAAAATCACAATCAAGTATTGGCACTGCTACAAAAAGAAGCAGTCTACATTACAAATGGAACGACCCAGTCAATCCGTTATGGCGAATTAGGTTCTTTAGATTTAACAAAAGCAGATCTGGAAGGCCTTACAGAAACGATTGTAGGTCTATTACCACTAATCATCACTATTATTGTTATCGTTTTATATATCGTTTTAACTGCGCTAAAATATATCGGTATCTTCTTTCTTTCATTATTTGGCTTAATTGTTAGGAGCAAGGCAGGATTAAAACTTTCTTATAAACAAGTTTGGGTTTTATCAGCCTATGCAGTCACATTACCTACTGTATTTTTCGCTGTCACAAATTCACTAAACATATATATCCCTTTCTCGCTGACGTTGTATTGGCTAGTTGCATTCATTATGCTTTATTTAATTTTTAAGGAAATTCAAAAACCTGTTGATAATGAGTAA